The Coffea arabica cultivar ET-39 chromosome 8e, Coffea Arabica ET-39 HiFi, whole genome shotgun sequence genome window below encodes:
- the LOC140013041 gene encoding DDB1- and CUL4-associated factor homolog 1-like isoform X2, which produces MEDVGHSSANNGRSSHNIGRLGNLVRENDEFFELLSAKFLSESRYSVSVQAAAARLLFSCSLTFVYPHAFEETVMENIKGWVMDETIRLSGDDHNWKDESGARKCSDSEMLKTYSTGLLAVCLAGGGQVVEDVLTSGLSAKLMRYLRLRVLGEAGTSQKDTTSQIESKSFPATACMRGREDVRGRVRQALENSHFDVPRVLEDGSSDDQLADKDLDRGLGRPIDEEHWVDGEPPDVLAADSDIYDAETEGDEKWHAWDLRDGRTKAGGRSSREEESDDSVRDELSRRRTNRGTSRLRGKGRASEGNLDNEQSLTSPGSAIRIGGLNRNIRDRSVPRNQDLKKNSDSKKSQGRTVTDGFTLGRDESDDCFQGCVIGSKNIADLVRKAVVAAESEARAVNAPAEAIKAAGDAAAELVKSAALEEYKKTNNEEAAVLAASTAASTVVDAANAVEVSRTTTAADGDSAPSKAKETETDEDVNEFFLLDSDSLAKLREKFCIQCLVILGEYVEVLGPVLHEKGVDVCLALLQRSYKHTEASKIALLLPDVLKLICALAAHRKFAALFVDRGGIQKLLVAPRVPQTYFGLSSCLFTIGSIQGIMERVCALPSNVVHQVVELALQLLECSQDQARKNAALFFAAAFVFRAVIDTFDAQEGLLKMINLLQDAASVRSGVPSGAINNAGSLRSDRPATEVLTSSEKQIAYHTCVALRQYVRAHLILLVDSIRPNKNMRSAARSIPSTRAVYKPLDISNEALDAVFRQIQKDRKLGPALVRARWPVVDKFLSANGHITMLELCQAPPVERYLHDLLQYALGVLHIVTLVPYSRKLIVNATLSNNRVGIAVILDAANGAGYVEPEIIQAALNVLVNLVCPPPSISNKPSAATQGHQSAPVQSLNGPETRDRNLERSILDRALSVASQNEPRDRSGESTLVDRGSTAIVGTSSGSNTSQVPVPTVASGLVGDRRISLGAGSGCAGLAAQLEQGYRLTREAVRANNGIKVLLQLLQPRIVTPPGALDCLRALACRVLLGLARDDTIAHILTKLQVGRKLSELIRDSGNQAPGSEQSRWQVELSQVAIELIGVVTNSGRANALAATDAATPTLRRIERAAIAAATPITYHSRELLLLIHEHLQASGLAETAAVLLKEAQLTPLPSLATPASLVHQASVQESSSILTQWPSARVHCGFMSDKLKLTYREEHLGLKTDSAVSCLKKRPTTLSSPHGLHSKAQVSAEDSPILSSAKINLTSKRSSTAVSAPGTPSVSAVKSSGDVDIQCKTPIVLPMKRKLTDLKESGLMSPGKRLNTDHGRSLPNCGPAEGDESQFSGAQFRQMVPTTQYGLTNEPQPSSLERLTLDSLVVQYLKHQHRQCPAPITTLPPLSLLHPHMCPEPRRSLDAPSNMTARLSMREFRSMYGGIHGSRRDRQFVYSRFRPWRTCRDDAGALLTCVTFLGDSSQIAVGSHSGELKIFDTNSNCVLDSCPSHQYPLTLAQSYISGDTQLILSSSAHDVRLWDVSSVSAGPKHSFEGCKAARFSNSGTAFAALSTESSHREILLYDIQTSQLDLKLTDTSNNPSGRGHLYSLIHFSPSDTMLLWNGVLWDRRGSGPVHRFDQFSDYGGGGFHPAGNEVIINSEVWDLRNFRLLRSVPSLDQTVITFNASGDVIYAILRRNLEDVTSAFQTRRVKHPLFAAFRTVDAVNYSDIATIPVDRCVLDFATEPTDSFVGLVTMDDQDEMYSSARVYEIGRRKPTDDDSDPDDAESEDEDDDVDEDEDEILGPDIDEDGDSDADDMSNDDESVSELEDDEEEDGDFIMDDGDFEGAAGILEIVAEGDEEDDDSEVLESLSSGDEEDML; this is translated from the exons ATGGAAGACGTAGGCCATTCCTCTGCAAACAATGGTCGATCTTCTCACAACATTGGACGTCTAGGGAATCTAGTTCGG GAAAATGATGAGTTCTTTGAGTTATTATCAGCTAAGTTTCTATCTGAAAGTCGATACTCAGTTTCTGTACAGGCAGCTGCTGCAAGGCTTCTTTTTAGTTGTTCACTTACTTTTGTG TATCCACATGCTTTTGAGGAAACTGTTATGGAAAACATAAAGGGTTGGGTGATGGATGAGACGATTAGATTATCTGGTGATGATCATAACTGGAAAGATGAATCAGGAGCGAGGAAATGCTCGGACTCTGAAATGTTGAAAACCTATTCTACAGGACTTCTTGCTGTATGTCTTGCTGG tggtggtcaagtggtggaaGATGTGTTAACTTCAGGATTATCAGCCAAACTCATGAGATATCTGCGTCTCCGGGTTCTTGGGGAGGCAGGCACAAGTCAAAAAGACACAACTTCTCAGATAGAGAGCAAAAGCTTTCCTGCAACAGCTTGCATGAGAGGCAGAGAGGATGTTCGAGGAAGAGTGCGGCAGGCTTTGGAGAATTCTCATTTTGATGTACCTAGAGTACTAGAGGATGGAAGCAGTGATGATCAACTTGCTGATAAGGATCTCGATAGAGGCTTGGGTAGGCCAATAGATGAAGAACATTGGGTGGATGGAGAGCCACCAGATGTATTGGCTGCAGATAGTGATATATATGATGCAGAAACGGAAGGTGATGAGAAATGGCATGCTTGGGACTTACGTGATGGAAGGACCAAGGCTGGTGGCAGATCCTCAAGGGAAGAAGAATCTGATGACAGTGTTAGAGATGAATTATCACGTCGCAGGACCAATCGTGGGACTTCAAGATTAAGAGGAAAGGGAAGGGCAAGTGAAGGTAATTTGGATAATGAACAATCTTTAACTTCTCCTGGCTCTGCTATTAGAATTGGAGGATTGAACCGGAATATCAGGGACAGGAGTGTGCCAAGAAAccaagatttgaaaaaaaattcagacAGCAAGAAGAGCCAAGGACGGACTGTTACAGATGGTTTTACCTTAGGGAGAGACGAAAGTGATGACTGTTTCCAAGGCTGTGTAATTGGCTCCAAGAACATTGCTGATCTGGTAAGGAAAGCTGTCGTAGCTGCTGAATCTGAAGCCCGAGCAGTCAATGCTCCAGCAGAAGCTATCAAAGCAGCTGGTGATGCTGCTGCTGAACTTGTCAAGAGTGCTGCTTTGGAG GAATATAAAAAGACAAATAATGAAGAAGCTGCAGTTTTGGCTGCTTCTACAGCTGCATCCACAGTTGTTGATGCTGCTAATGCGGTTGAAGTCTCAAG AACTACAACCGCTGCTGATGGTGATTCAGCACCCTCAAAAGCTAAAGAAACAGAGACTGATGAGGATGTTAATGAGTTCTTCTTGCTAGACAGTGACTCTCTTGCAAAGCTCAGAGAGAAATTTTGTATTCAGTGTCTTGTCATATTGGGAGAGTATGTTGAAGTACTTGGACCTGTGCTGCATGAAAAAGGTGTAGATGTCTGTCTTGCATTGTTGCAGCGAAGCTATAAACACACAGAGGCATCAAAAATTGCTCTACTCTTGCCTGATGTGTTGAAGCTAATTTGTGCCCTGGCTGCTCATCGGAAATTTGCCGCATTATTTGTGGATCGTGGTGGGATTCAAAAGTTGCTCGTTGCTCCAAGAGTTCCTCAGACATATTTTGGTTTATCTTCCTGTTTGTTTACGATTGGCTCTATCCAG GGAATAATGGAGCGTGTCTGTGCACTTCCGTCGAATGTTGTCCATCAGGTGGTTGAGTTGGCCCTTCAACTTCTTGAATGTTCCCAGGATCAAGCCAGAAAAAATGCAGCTTTGTTTTTTGCTGCTGCATTTGTTTTCAGAGCTGTCATTGATACTTTCGATGCTCAGGAAGGATTACTAAAAATGATTAATCTGTTGCAAGATGCTGCTTCAGTAAGATCTGGGGTTCCATCTGGGGCAATAAATAATGCTGGATCTCTTCGAAGTGACAGGCCTGCTACGGAGGTGCTTACCTCCTCAGAGAAGCAAATAGCTTATCACACTTGTGTTGCACTACGACAATATGTTAGGGCGCATCTTATTTTACTTGTGGATTCAATTCGCCCTAATAAGAACATGCGCAGTGCTGCTCGAAGTATTCCAAGTACTAGGGCGGTGTACAAGCCCCTTGATATTAGTAATGAGGCCTTGGATGCTGTATTTCGGCAGATACAGAAGGATCGGAAACTTGGTCCTGCATTAGTGAGGGCCAGATGGCCTGTTGTGGACAAGTTCTTAAGTGCTAATGGGCATATTACCATGTTGGAACTGTGTCAG GCTCCACCTGTTGAGCGGTACTTACATGACTTGCTTCAGTATGCCTTGGGTGTTCTGCACATCGTCACTTTAGTACCATATAGCCGTAAACTTATAGTAAATGCCACCCTAAGTAACAATCGTGTTGGTATAGCTGTTATCCTGGATGCAGCCAATGGCGCTGGTTATGTTGAGCCTGAG ATTATTCAAGCAGCACTTAATGTCCTTGTCAATCTTGTGTGCCCACCTCCTTCAATCAGCAATAAACCATCAGCTGCTACACAAGGACATCAGTCTGCACCTGTCCAATCTTTAAATGGTCCGGAGACCAGAGACAGGAACTTGGAACGAAGTATTCTTGATCGAGCTCTAAGTGTGGCTAGTCAGAATGAACCTCGTGACCGGAGTGGGGAATCTACCTTGGTTGATCGAGGTTCCACTGCCATAGTAGGTACTTCGTCTGGGAGTAATACTTCTCAAGTCCCAGTTCCTACTGTAGCTTCAGGATTAGTGGGAGATCGTAGAATTTCCCTCGGTGCTGGATCTGGGTGTGCTGGCCTTGCTGCTCAACTTGAACAAGGATATCGGCTAACCAGAGAGGCTGTTCGTGCCAATAATGGTATCAAGGTTCTTCTTCAGCTCCTCCAACCACGGATAGTTACCCCTCCTGGTGCCCTTGACTGTCTACGTGCTCTTGCGTGCAGAGTGCTGCTTGGTTTGGCTAGAGATGATACAATTGCACACATACTAACAAAGCTTCAG GTTGGAAGAAAACTTTCAGAACTTATTCGTGATTCAGGGAATCAGGCCCCTGGTAGTGAGCAAAGTAGGTGGCAGGTGGAGCTTTCACAGGTGGCTATTGAGTTGATTGGG GTTGTAACAAATTCTGGCCGTGCAAATGCATTAGCAGCAACTGATGCTGCTACTCCTACATTGAGGCGCATAGAGAGAGCTGCTATAGCTGCTGCTACGCCAATTACATACCATTCCAG GGAACTATTGCTTCTTATACACGAACACCTACAGGCATCTGGTTTGGCAGAAACAGCAGCTGTACTTCTAAAAGAGGCTCAGTTGACACCTTTACCATCTTTGGCCACACCAGCATCCCTGGTTCATCAGGCATCTGTGCAGGAATCTTCATCTATTCTGACTCAATGGCCATCTGCTAGAGTTCATTGTGGATTTATGTCGGATAAACTAAAACTGACATATCGGGAAGAGCATTTGGGCTTGAAAACTGATTCAGCTGTTTCCTGTTTGAAAAAGAGGCCTACGACTTTATCTTCTCCACATGGTCTTCACTCTAAAGCTCAGGTTTCTGCTGAGGACTCCCCAATATTGTCGAGTGCCAAAATTAACTTGACTTCTAAAAGATCATCTACAGCTGTAAGTGCTCCTGGAACTCCATCTGTGTCTGCTGTTAAGTCCAGTGGGGATGTCGATATCCAGTGTAAAACTCCAATTGTATTACCAATGAAACGTAAGTTGACAGACTTGAAGGAATCTGGGTTAATGTCACCCGGAAAACGACTTAATACAG ATCATGGCAGATCATTGCCAAATTGTGGACCGGCTGAAGGGGATGAAAGCCAGTTTAGTGGTGCTCAATTTAGGCAAATGGTTCCTACAACCCAGTATGGACTTACAAATGAGCCCCAACCATCCAGCTTGGAACGGTTAACCCTTGATTCTCTTGTTGTTCAGTATCTAAAACATCAACATCGGCAGTGTCCGGCTCCTATTACCACATtgccccctctctctctcctacATCCTCACATGTGCCCAGAACCAAGACGAAGCCTTGACGCCCCCTCAAATATGACGGCCCGCCTTAGTATGCGTGAGTTTCGAAGTATGTATGGTGGCATTCACGGAAGCCGTAGAGATCGTCAGTTTGTTTATAGTAGATTCAGGCCATGGCGAACCTGCCGCGATGATGCTGGTGCCCTTTTGACTTGCGTTACTTTCCTTGGAGACTCTTCGCAAATTGCTGTCGGAAGCCATTCTGGGGAACTCAAAATATTTGACACCAACAGCAATTGTGTGCTTGATAGCTGCCCTAGTCACCAGTATCCTTTGACGCTTGCCCAGTCATATATATCTGGAGATACTCAGTTGATTCTTTCCTCCAGTGCCCATGATGTGCGGTTATGGGATGTATCTTCAGTTTCAGCTGGGCCCAAGCATTCATTCGAAGGATGTAAAGCTGCGAGGTTTAGCAATTCAGGAACTGCTTTTGCTGCTTTATCAACAGAATCATCCCATCGGGAGATTCTCTTGTATGATATTCAGACCAGCCAATTGGATCTAAAGCTTACGGATACGTCAAACAATCCATCAGGTCGAGGTCATTTGTATTCTCTTATTCACTTTAGCCCATCAGATACCATGCTTCTCTGGAATGGGGTCCTATGGGATCGCCGAGGTTCTGGCCCAGTGCATCGCTTTGATCAGTTTTCTGATTATGGTGGGGGTGGCTTCCATCCTGCTGGGAATGAG GTGATCATAAATTCTGAAGTCTGGGATCTCCGGAACTTCAGGCTTCTCCGAAGTGTGCCATCCTTAGACCAAACAGTGATAACTTTTAATGCTAGTGGGGATGTGATTTATGCAATTCTAAGGAGAAATCTCGAGGATGTTACTTCAGCATTTCAAACTCGCCGTGTTAAACATCCTCTCTTTGCTGCTTTTCGAACTGTGGATGCTGTTAATTACTCCGACATTGCTACAATTCCTGTTGATCGCTGTGTTCTTGACTTTGCTACAGAGCCAACCGATTCTTTTGTTGGGTTGGTTACAATGGATGACCAGGATGAGATGTATTCCTCTGCTAGGGTATATGAAATTGGTCGTCGGAAGCCAACTGATGATGATTCTGATCCAGATGATGCTGAGAGTGAAGATGAAGACGATGATgtggatgaggatgaggatgagATATTGGGACCAGATATTGACGAGGATGGTGATAGTGATGCAGATGATATGAGCAATGATGATGAGAGCGTGAGTGAACTCGAGGATGATGAGGAAGAAGACGGTGATTTTATAATGGATGATGGGGACTTTGAAGGTGCAGCTGGGATATTGGAGATTGTGGCCGAAGGTGACGAGGAGGATGATGATAGTGAGGTGCTTGAATCTCTAAGTAGCGGGGATGAAGAGGATATGTTGTGA
- the LOC140013041 gene encoding DDB1- and CUL4-associated factor homolog 1-like isoform X1, with product MEDVGHSSANNGRSSHNIGRLGNLVRENDEFFELLSAKFLSESRYSVSVQAAAARLLFSCSLTFVYPHAFEETVMENIKGWVMDETIRLSGDDHNWKDESGARKCSDSEMLKTYSTGLLAVCLAGGGQVVEDVLTSGLSAKLMRYLRLRVLGEAGTSQKDTTSQIESKSFPATACMRGREDVRGRVRQALENSHFDVPRVLEDGSSDDQLADKDLDRGLGRPIDEEHWVDGEPPDVLAADSDIYDAETEGDEKWHAWDLRDGRTKAGGRSSREEESDDSVRDELSRRRTNRGTSRLRGKGRASEGNLDNEQSLTSPGSAIRIGGLNRNIRDRSVPRNQDLKKNSDSKKSQGRTVTDGFTLGRDESDDCFQGCVIGSKNIADLVRKAVVAAESEARAVNAPAEAIKAAGDAAAELVKSAALEEYKKTNNEEAAVLAASTAASTVVDAANAVEVSRTTTAADGDSAPSKAKETETDEDVNEFFLLDSDSLAKLREKFCIQCLVILGEYVEVLGPVLHEKGVDVCLALLQRSYKHTEASKIALLLPDVLKLICALAAHRKFAALFVDRGGIQKLLVAPRVPQTYFGLSSCLFTIGSIQGIMERVCALPSNVVHQVVELALQLLECSQDQARKNAALFFAAAFVFRAVIDTFDAQEGLLKMINLLQDAASVRSGVPSGAINNAGSLRSDRPATEVLTSSEKQIAYHTCVALRQYVRAHLILLVDSIRPNKNMRSAARSIPSTRAVYKPLDISNEALDAVFRQIQKDRKLGPALVRARWPVVDKFLSANGHITMLELCQAPPVERYLHDLLQYALGVLHIVTLVPYSRKLIVNATLSNNRVGIAVILDAANGAGYVEPEIIQAALNVLVNLVCPPPSISNKPSAATQGHQSAPVQSLNGPETRDRNLERSILDRALSVASQNEPRDRSGESTLVDRGSTAIVGTSSGSNTSQVPVPTVASGLVGDRRISLGAGSGCAGLAAQLEQGYRLTREAVRANNGIKVLLQLLQPRIVTPPGALDCLRALACRVLLGLARDDTIAHILTKLQVGRKLSELIRDSGNQAPGSEQSRWQVELSQVAIELIGVVTNSGRANALAATDAATPTLRRIERAAIAAATPITYHSRELLLLIHEHLQASGLAETAAVLLKEAQLTPLPSLATPASLVHQASVQESSSILTQWPSARVHCGFMSDKLKLTYREEHLGLKTDSAVSCLKKRPTTLSSPHGLHSKAQVSAEDSPILSSAKINLTSKRSSTAVSAPGTPSVSAVKSSGDVDIQCKTPIVLPMKRKLTDLKESGLMSPGKRLNTGDYALRSPICITSGMLRKSSQLTDGTMFSPTSSSLKDHGRSLPNCGPAEGDESQFSGAQFRQMVPTTQYGLTNEPQPSSLERLTLDSLVVQYLKHQHRQCPAPITTLPPLSLLHPHMCPEPRRSLDAPSNMTARLSMREFRSMYGGIHGSRRDRQFVYSRFRPWRTCRDDAGALLTCVTFLGDSSQIAVGSHSGELKIFDTNSNCVLDSCPSHQYPLTLAQSYISGDTQLILSSSAHDVRLWDVSSVSAGPKHSFEGCKAARFSNSGTAFAALSTESSHREILLYDIQTSQLDLKLTDTSNNPSGRGHLYSLIHFSPSDTMLLWNGVLWDRRGSGPVHRFDQFSDYGGGGFHPAGNEVIINSEVWDLRNFRLLRSVPSLDQTVITFNASGDVIYAILRRNLEDVTSAFQTRRVKHPLFAAFRTVDAVNYSDIATIPVDRCVLDFATEPTDSFVGLVTMDDQDEMYSSARVYEIGRRKPTDDDSDPDDAESEDEDDDVDEDEDEILGPDIDEDGDSDADDMSNDDESVSELEDDEEEDGDFIMDDGDFEGAAGILEIVAEGDEEDDDSEVLESLSSGDEEDML from the exons ATGGAAGACGTAGGCCATTCCTCTGCAAACAATGGTCGATCTTCTCACAACATTGGACGTCTAGGGAATCTAGTTCGG GAAAATGATGAGTTCTTTGAGTTATTATCAGCTAAGTTTCTATCTGAAAGTCGATACTCAGTTTCTGTACAGGCAGCTGCTGCAAGGCTTCTTTTTAGTTGTTCACTTACTTTTGTG TATCCACATGCTTTTGAGGAAACTGTTATGGAAAACATAAAGGGTTGGGTGATGGATGAGACGATTAGATTATCTGGTGATGATCATAACTGGAAAGATGAATCAGGAGCGAGGAAATGCTCGGACTCTGAAATGTTGAAAACCTATTCTACAGGACTTCTTGCTGTATGTCTTGCTGG tggtggtcaagtggtggaaGATGTGTTAACTTCAGGATTATCAGCCAAACTCATGAGATATCTGCGTCTCCGGGTTCTTGGGGAGGCAGGCACAAGTCAAAAAGACACAACTTCTCAGATAGAGAGCAAAAGCTTTCCTGCAACAGCTTGCATGAGAGGCAGAGAGGATGTTCGAGGAAGAGTGCGGCAGGCTTTGGAGAATTCTCATTTTGATGTACCTAGAGTACTAGAGGATGGAAGCAGTGATGATCAACTTGCTGATAAGGATCTCGATAGAGGCTTGGGTAGGCCAATAGATGAAGAACATTGGGTGGATGGAGAGCCACCAGATGTATTGGCTGCAGATAGTGATATATATGATGCAGAAACGGAAGGTGATGAGAAATGGCATGCTTGGGACTTACGTGATGGAAGGACCAAGGCTGGTGGCAGATCCTCAAGGGAAGAAGAATCTGATGACAGTGTTAGAGATGAATTATCACGTCGCAGGACCAATCGTGGGACTTCAAGATTAAGAGGAAAGGGAAGGGCAAGTGAAGGTAATTTGGATAATGAACAATCTTTAACTTCTCCTGGCTCTGCTATTAGAATTGGAGGATTGAACCGGAATATCAGGGACAGGAGTGTGCCAAGAAAccaagatttgaaaaaaaattcagacAGCAAGAAGAGCCAAGGACGGACTGTTACAGATGGTTTTACCTTAGGGAGAGACGAAAGTGATGACTGTTTCCAAGGCTGTGTAATTGGCTCCAAGAACATTGCTGATCTGGTAAGGAAAGCTGTCGTAGCTGCTGAATCTGAAGCCCGAGCAGTCAATGCTCCAGCAGAAGCTATCAAAGCAGCTGGTGATGCTGCTGCTGAACTTGTCAAGAGTGCTGCTTTGGAG GAATATAAAAAGACAAATAATGAAGAAGCTGCAGTTTTGGCTGCTTCTACAGCTGCATCCACAGTTGTTGATGCTGCTAATGCGGTTGAAGTCTCAAG AACTACAACCGCTGCTGATGGTGATTCAGCACCCTCAAAAGCTAAAGAAACAGAGACTGATGAGGATGTTAATGAGTTCTTCTTGCTAGACAGTGACTCTCTTGCAAAGCTCAGAGAGAAATTTTGTATTCAGTGTCTTGTCATATTGGGAGAGTATGTTGAAGTACTTGGACCTGTGCTGCATGAAAAAGGTGTAGATGTCTGTCTTGCATTGTTGCAGCGAAGCTATAAACACACAGAGGCATCAAAAATTGCTCTACTCTTGCCTGATGTGTTGAAGCTAATTTGTGCCCTGGCTGCTCATCGGAAATTTGCCGCATTATTTGTGGATCGTGGTGGGATTCAAAAGTTGCTCGTTGCTCCAAGAGTTCCTCAGACATATTTTGGTTTATCTTCCTGTTTGTTTACGATTGGCTCTATCCAG GGAATAATGGAGCGTGTCTGTGCACTTCCGTCGAATGTTGTCCATCAGGTGGTTGAGTTGGCCCTTCAACTTCTTGAATGTTCCCAGGATCAAGCCAGAAAAAATGCAGCTTTGTTTTTTGCTGCTGCATTTGTTTTCAGAGCTGTCATTGATACTTTCGATGCTCAGGAAGGATTACTAAAAATGATTAATCTGTTGCAAGATGCTGCTTCAGTAAGATCTGGGGTTCCATCTGGGGCAATAAATAATGCTGGATCTCTTCGAAGTGACAGGCCTGCTACGGAGGTGCTTACCTCCTCAGAGAAGCAAATAGCTTATCACACTTGTGTTGCACTACGACAATATGTTAGGGCGCATCTTATTTTACTTGTGGATTCAATTCGCCCTAATAAGAACATGCGCAGTGCTGCTCGAAGTATTCCAAGTACTAGGGCGGTGTACAAGCCCCTTGATATTAGTAATGAGGCCTTGGATGCTGTATTTCGGCAGATACAGAAGGATCGGAAACTTGGTCCTGCATTAGTGAGGGCCAGATGGCCTGTTGTGGACAAGTTCTTAAGTGCTAATGGGCATATTACCATGTTGGAACTGTGTCAG GCTCCACCTGTTGAGCGGTACTTACATGACTTGCTTCAGTATGCCTTGGGTGTTCTGCACATCGTCACTTTAGTACCATATAGCCGTAAACTTATAGTAAATGCCACCCTAAGTAACAATCGTGTTGGTATAGCTGTTATCCTGGATGCAGCCAATGGCGCTGGTTATGTTGAGCCTGAG ATTATTCAAGCAGCACTTAATGTCCTTGTCAATCTTGTGTGCCCACCTCCTTCAATCAGCAATAAACCATCAGCTGCTACACAAGGACATCAGTCTGCACCTGTCCAATCTTTAAATGGTCCGGAGACCAGAGACAGGAACTTGGAACGAAGTATTCTTGATCGAGCTCTAAGTGTGGCTAGTCAGAATGAACCTCGTGACCGGAGTGGGGAATCTACCTTGGTTGATCGAGGTTCCACTGCCATAGTAGGTACTTCGTCTGGGAGTAATACTTCTCAAGTCCCAGTTCCTACTGTAGCTTCAGGATTAGTGGGAGATCGTAGAATTTCCCTCGGTGCTGGATCTGGGTGTGCTGGCCTTGCTGCTCAACTTGAACAAGGATATCGGCTAACCAGAGAGGCTGTTCGTGCCAATAATGGTATCAAGGTTCTTCTTCAGCTCCTCCAACCACGGATAGTTACCCCTCCTGGTGCCCTTGACTGTCTACGTGCTCTTGCGTGCAGAGTGCTGCTTGGTTTGGCTAGAGATGATACAATTGCACACATACTAACAAAGCTTCAG GTTGGAAGAAAACTTTCAGAACTTATTCGTGATTCAGGGAATCAGGCCCCTGGTAGTGAGCAAAGTAGGTGGCAGGTGGAGCTTTCACAGGTGGCTATTGAGTTGATTGGG GTTGTAACAAATTCTGGCCGTGCAAATGCATTAGCAGCAACTGATGCTGCTACTCCTACATTGAGGCGCATAGAGAGAGCTGCTATAGCTGCTGCTACGCCAATTACATACCATTCCAG GGAACTATTGCTTCTTATACACGAACACCTACAGGCATCTGGTTTGGCAGAAACAGCAGCTGTACTTCTAAAAGAGGCTCAGTTGACACCTTTACCATCTTTGGCCACACCAGCATCCCTGGTTCATCAGGCATCTGTGCAGGAATCTTCATCTATTCTGACTCAATGGCCATCTGCTAGAGTTCATTGTGGATTTATGTCGGATAAACTAAAACTGACATATCGGGAAGAGCATTTGGGCTTGAAAACTGATTCAGCTGTTTCCTGTTTGAAAAAGAGGCCTACGACTTTATCTTCTCCACATGGTCTTCACTCTAAAGCTCAGGTTTCTGCTGAGGACTCCCCAATATTGTCGAGTGCCAAAATTAACTTGACTTCTAAAAGATCATCTACAGCTGTAAGTGCTCCTGGAACTCCATCTGTGTCTGCTGTTAAGTCCAGTGGGGATGTCGATATCCAGTGTAAAACTCCAATTGTATTACCAATGAAACGTAAGTTGACAGACTTGAAGGAATCTGGGTTAATGTCACCCGGAAAACGACTTAATACAGGTGATTATGCATTACGGTCTCCAATTTGTATTACATCTGGCATGCTTCGCAAAAGCAGCCAACTGACTGATGGAACAATGTTTTCACCAACTAGTTCTTCTTTAAAAGATCATGGCAGATCATTGCCAAATTGTGGACCGGCTGAAGGGGATGAAAGCCAGTTTAGTGGTGCTCAATTTAGGCAAATGGTTCCTACAACCCAGTATGGACTTACAAATGAGCCCCAACCATCCAGCTTGGAACGGTTAACCCTTGATTCTCTTGTTGTTCAGTATCTAAAACATCAACATCGGCAGTGTCCGGCTCCTATTACCACATtgccccctctctctctcctacATCCTCACATGTGCCCAGAACCAAGACGAAGCCTTGACGCCCCCTCAAATATGACGGCCCGCCTTAGTATGCGTGAGTTTCGAAGTATGTATGGTGGCATTCACGGAAGCCGTAGAGATCGTCAGTTTGTTTATAGTAGATTCAGGCCATGGCGAACCTGCCGCGATGATGCTGGTGCCCTTTTGACTTGCGTTACTTTCCTTGGAGACTCTTCGCAAATTGCTGTCGGAAGCCATTCTGGGGAACTCAAAATATTTGACACCAACAGCAATTGTGTGCTTGATAGCTGCCCTAGTCACCAGTATCCTTTGACGCTTGCCCAGTCATATATATCTGGAGATACTCAGTTGATTCTTTCCTCCAGTGCCCATGATGTGCGGTTATGGGATGTATCTTCAGTTTCAGCTGGGCCCAAGCATTCATTCGAAGGATGTAAAGCTGCGAGGTTTAGCAATTCAGGAACTGCTTTTGCTGCTTTATCAACAGAATCATCCCATCGGGAGATTCTCTTGTATGATATTCAGACCAGCCAATTGGATCTAAAGCTTACGGATACGTCAAACAATCCATCAGGTCGAGGTCATTTGTATTCTCTTATTCACTTTAGCCCATCAGATACCATGCTTCTCTGGAATGGGGTCCTATGGGATCGCCGAGGTTCTGGCCCAGTGCATCGCTTTGATCAGTTTTCTGATTATGGTGGGGGTGGCTTCCATCCTGCTGGGAATGAG GTGATCATAAATTCTGAAGTCTGGGATCTCCGGAACTTCAGGCTTCTCCGAAGTGTGCCATCCTTAGACCAAACAGTGATAACTTTTAATGCTAGTGGGGATGTGATTTATGCAATTCTAAGGAGAAATCTCGAGGATGTTACTTCAGCATTTCAAACTCGCCGTGTTAAACATCCTCTCTTTGCTGCTTTTCGAACTGTGGATGCTGTTAATTACTCCGACATTGCTACAATTCCTGTTGATCGCTGTGTTCTTGACTTTGCTACAGAGCCAACCGATTCTTTTGTTGGGTTGGTTACAATGGATGACCAGGATGAGATGTATTCCTCTGCTAGGGTATATGAAATTGGTCGTCGGAAGCCAACTGATGATGATTCTGATCCAGATGATGCTGAGAGTGAAGATGAAGACGATGATgtggatgaggatgaggatgagATATTGGGACCAGATATTGACGAGGATGGTGATAGTGATGCAGATGATATGAGCAATGATGATGAGAGCGTGAGTGAACTCGAGGATGATGAGGAAGAAGACGGTGATTTTATAATGGATGATGGGGACTTTGAAGGTGCAGCTGGGATATTGGAGATTGTGGCCGAAGGTGACGAGGAGGATGATGATAGTGAGGTGCTTGAATCTCTAAGTAGCGGGGATGAAGAGGATATGTTGTGA